In Ischnura elegans chromosome 6, ioIscEleg1.1, whole genome shotgun sequence, one genomic interval encodes:
- the LOC124161057 gene encoding PEST proteolytic signal-containing nuclear protein-like, giving the protein MATADVRQNKRRSEDSAEVDGPRKAPKDAEPERKTIKLSAPIAPVGTVKKGIQIRLNAQNPSPPKVTSKPKSTSVAAAFCQDDDDEPEEMPPEARMRMRNIGRDTPTSTGPNSFGKTKKGFCDTKKMFEKNLNRTAEQHGNASN; this is encoded by the exons ATGGCCACTGCAGACGTGAGACAGA ATAAGCGTAGATCTGAGGATTCTGCTGAAGTTGACGGACCACGCAAAGCACCAAAAGACGCTGAACCAGAAAGAAAGACCATCAAATTGTCTGCGCCAATCGCTCCAGTGGGCACTGTCAAGAAAGGCATACAGATCAGACTGAATGCTCAAAATCCGTCTCCTCCAAAAGTAACGTCTAAACCGAAGTCAACGTCCGTTGCTGCTGCATTTTGTCAAGATGATGACGACGAACCGGAGGAAATGCCTCCCGAAGCTCGCATGAGGATGAGAAATATCGGCCGAGACACACCGACATCCACTGGCCCCAATTCGTTCGGTAAAACCAAAAAAGGCTTTTGTGATACCAAAAAAATGTTCGAAAAGAATTTGAATCGAACTGCTGAACAGCATGGGAATGCGAGTAATTGA